One segment of Apus apus isolate bApuApu2 chromosome 1, bApuApu2.pri.cur, whole genome shotgun sequence DNA contains the following:
- the FAM107B gene encoding protein FAM107B, which yields MAEPDYIDDDNPELIRPQKLINPVKSSRNHQDLHRELLMNQKRGLAPQNKPELQKVMEKRKRDQVIKQQKEEEAQKKKSDLEIELLKRQQKLEQLELEQQKIQEEQENAPEFVKVKGNLRRTVQETTEAPDS from the exons ATGGCGGAACCAGACTATATAGATGATGACAATCCTGAATTAATTAGACCTCAGAAATTAATTAATCCTGTGAAATCATCCCGCAATCATCAAGATCTCCATAGAGAGCTACTTATGAATCAGAAAAG GGGTCTTGCACCTCAGAACAAACCAGAGCTACAGAAGGtgatggaaaaaaggaaacgAGATCAAGtaattaaacaacaaaaagaagaggaagcacaaaagaagaaatcagaCCTGGAAATAGAGCTACTGAAAcggcagcagaagctggagcag ctggagctggagcaaCAGAAGATacaggaagaacaggaaaatgcACCTGAATTTGTCAAAGTCAAGGGCAACCTGAGGAGGACGGTCCAGGAAACAACAGAAGCACCAGACTCCTAG